ATGCGCTGCGCGGCGTGCTTGCGCTGGTTGTCGCCTTCTCGCACGGCTGGGGGCTGATCGTCGCCGATCACCGGCCGGGTGATGCGCTGGTCGGTCGCCCGTTCTTCTTTCTCGCCGGGTTTGCGCATCCGGCGGTCATGCTGTTTTTCGTGCTCAGCGGCTTCTGGATCGCCAAGAGCGTCGCCTCGCTCGACGCGCGGGGCTGGTCGTGGCGGAGCTACCTGACCGATCGCTGGAGCCGGCTCGCGATCGTCATCTATCCTGCGCTGGTGATCGGCGGGCTCCTCGATGCGGCGGGGCTGTGGTGGCTGCGCACGCCGACGCATCTGGGCCAGACCGATGTCTGGTTCCTGCCGACGGATCTCACCCCGACCCTCTCGCCGATCGCAGTGATCGGCAATTTTGCCTTCGTGCAGCACATCCTCGTCCACCCGCTCGGCAGCAATGGGCCGCTCTGGAGCGTGGCGTACGAGTTCTGGTTCTATCTCTGGTTCGCCGCGCTCTGGCTCGCGTTCCGGCATCGGCGGCCCGAGCCGCTGCTGCTGACGCTGGCGCTCGGCCTCGCCTTCCCCGCGATCCTCTACGGCTTCTCGGCCTGGCTGACCGGTGCCCTGGCCTATCATGCGCGCGGGCGCCTCGGTGCGCGGGCGCTGGTCCCGCTTGGGGTACTCCTGGGCGTCACGCTGCTCTGGGCGCGAATGGGCGATTGGTTCGCGGAGGACCTGATCCTTGCCGCTGCCGCCGCCTTGTTCGTGGCCGCGATGGTCACGCGTGACCCCAGATTTCCCCGTGCGCTGGAGCCGCTCGCTCGCTTCGGCGCGAGCGGCAGCTTCTCGCTCTACGCGATCCACTTTCCGATCATGACGATGGCGGCGGGGCTGATCGTCGGCTCGCAGCGGTTGACGCCCGGCGTGCCGGCGATCGCCGTGGTGCTTGGCGTGCTGGCGGCGGTGCTGCTGATTGCGATCCTGTACGCCCGGATGACCGAGGCACGCACGCCGCGGCTTCGCGCCTGGCTCCAGCGCTCACGGCGACCGGCGCAGCCCGCCGAGTAGAACTCAGCGTTCGACCGCGAACACGACCTCGCCGCCATATTTGTCGTCAAGCGGGTTGAAGAGCTCGCTGACCTCGAACGGCTCTTCGGTGCGGGCGATATCGTTGAGCCCGATCAGCTTGAACGTGCCGAGCTTGACCTCACGCGGCGGCTGGCCGTTGAGACGGACCGTAACCGCATCGACGAACATGTCCCCATGCCGCGTCCAGATCGCATGCGGGGCGAGCAGCACCTCGGTACGGTTATAGGTCGCCGTCACGCACGCCTTACGTACGATTGCCTCGAAGATGGTGGGCGCGGGGCCGGCGGGCGCAGCGGGTTCGGTCACGTTGGTCTTTCCTGAGGCTTCAAAAGCGACGTCCGCCTAGCGCCTTCGCCGCGATGCAGCAACGATTGTAACCATCGATCTTGTTCCCTTTTCGGCAAGAGCCGACCCTCGGTTAAGCGGAACGTGCACGCGGCGCGCTCGTTCGAGCGGCTCCATCTGAAGGAGCCTTTTCCAATGCCCTATGTGAAGACGCAGGACGGAACCGACCTCTACGTCAAGGACTGGGGCAGCGGCCGGCCGGTCGTGCTGCTGCACGGCTGGCCGCTCAACGCCGACAGCTGGGAGCCGCAGGCGATCGCGCTGGCAGAAGCGGGGCACCGCGTCATCGCCTATGACCGGCGCGGGTTCGGTCGGTCGGGCCAGCCCTGGAGCGGCCACGACTATGACACCTATGCCGACGATCTGAAGACGGTGCTGGAGGCGGCGGGCGCCACCGAAAACGTCGCGCTGGTCGGCTTCTCGATGGGCGGCGGCGAGGTCGTCCGCTACATGAGCCGTCATGGCGGCGCGGGCGTCACGCATGCCGCGCTGATCGGGTCAGTCGCGCCCGGCATCCTCAAGTCCGATGCCAACCCCGACGGCGTGCCGGAAGCACAGCTTCAGGAGATCGCCGGCCAGATCGCTGCCGACCGCGCCAAGTTCTTCCAGAGCTTCCTGCGCGATTTCTACGGCGTCGGCGTCATCTCGCACCCGGTCAGCGACCCGCTGGTCGAGCAGTCGTGGAACGTCGCGATGCAGGCGAGCCTCCATGCGACGCTCGAGGCGGCGAAGGCGTGGGGGTTCACCGACTTCACCCCCGACCTCGCGGCGGTGAACGTGCCGACGCTCATCATCCATGGGACCAGTGACGCGACGGTGCCGATCGGCGCGACCGCGCATCGGGCGGCGCAGGGGATCGCGCGCAATCAGCTCGTCGAATATTCGGGCGCGCCGCATGGCCTGTTCGCGACCGAGAGCGACCGCCTGACGCGCGACCTGCTCACCTTTCTGGGTGGCTGATCCTCAATCGTGATGGCGATGGTGCCGCCGCCGCCACTTGGCGGCGGTGCGCACCCGCCAGAACCAGTCGGCGGCGAAATAGCCGACCACCGCGCTGACCGCCGAAATGACGAACAGCCCGAACAGCATCGCCGGCGCGGCCTCCGATAGCAGCCAGCCGATCCACTGCGACACGCTGGCGTGCGAATCGATCAGCGCCATGAAGCCCGATACGTCGGCGCTGCGCCCCAGCAGGAAATTGCCGAGCCATGCCGACGCCAGCAGGATGAAGGGCGTCGTCAGCGGATTGCTGAGGAAGGTCATCCCCGCCGCGATCGGGATGTTCGCGCGGAACGGCAGCGCCAGCATGGCGGCGCCCGCGATCTGAAGGCCGGGGATCATCAGGAAGATTCCGACGAACAGCCCCAGCGCCGTGCCACGCGGGACGGACCGGCGAGTGAACCGCCACAGCGCCGGCGCAAGCACCCGGTGCGCGACGGGTCGAAGGATGCGGACCTGCTCGAGCTGTTCGCGCGTCGGCACGTTCGCCGCGATCTGGCGCGCCAGCCAGTCCTTGCGCTTGGGTTCACGCATGTCAGCCGCGGTCGCGCAGCAGGCGCTGCTGCTCACGCTTCCAGTCTCGCTCCTTGATCGTCTCGCGCTTGTCATGCGCCTTCTTGCCCTTGGCCAGCGCCAGCTCGACCTTCGCCCGCCCGCGTCCGTTGAAATAGATGCTGAGCGGCACGAGGGTCATGCCCTCACGCGCGACCGCGCCGTGGAGCTTGCCTATCTCGCGGGCATGAAGGAGCAGTTTACGCGGACGCTTGGGCACGTGATTGTGCCGGTTGCCGTGGCTGAATTCGGGAATGTTGGCGTTGACCAGCCACACCTGCTCGTCGCGCACCTCGGCGTAGCTCTCGGCGATCGATCCCTCGCCAAAGCGCAGCGACTTCACCTCGGTACCGGTGAGCGCCAGCCCCGCCTCGTACACGTCCTCGATGAAATATTCGAAGCGCGCGCGCCGGTTCTCGGCGACGACCTTCTTCTTGTCGAACAATGTGGGGCGGGGTCGCGACATGGGATCGCGGGAGATAGGCGCGCGTTGCAGGAAAGGGAAGCCGGGTTGCGCCGTTCGCGCGGTCGCGGCATCCTGAGCGTCACTAGGATGGAGGACGAGATGGTTCGACCGTTGATCTTCACCGCCCTGCTGGCGTCATTGTCGATCCCGGCAGCGGCGCAGACAGCGCCGCGGGCCGATGGTGGCTCGCTGAGCACAATCGGGTCGCCGACGAACACCTTCGGCCATGCGCGGCCCAGCGAAGGCGTCGTGTGCCTCTACAATCGGGGGCGGAAAGCGAACGAGTGCCACAGCCGCGCCGAATGGCAGCGGATCGCCGACCGGATGGAGCCGGCCCGGCGCTGACCGTCAGCCGATGCCCGCGTGGGCGAGCGCGGCATCGACCGCGCGCTTCGATGCATCGGACGGCTCGGTCATCGGCAGGCGCAGCTCCGGCGAGAAGCCCGGACGGACCTTCGACAGCGCATTTTTGACCGGGCCGGGCGAGGCGTCACTAAACAGCGCCAGGTGAAGCGGGAACAGCTTGTCCTGAAGCTCCAGCGCTGCGGTGTAATCGCCGCGCGCGCAGGCGGCCTGGAAATCGGCACAGAGCCGCGGCGCGACGTTGGCGGTCACCGACACGCAGCCGCTTCCCCCCATCGCCAGGAAGCCGAGCGCGGTGTCGTCGTTGCCCGACAGCTGGCAGAAATCCTCGCCGCACGCTGCGCGTTGCATCGACACGCGCGCCAGCACGCCCGTCGCATCCTTGACGCCGACGAACACGCCCGGGAAGTCGGCGACCAGCTGCCCCATCGTCTCGACCGCGATGTCGGTCACGGTGCGCGCGGGAACGTTATAAAGGACGATCGGCAAGCCGCCCTCGGCCGCCAGTTTGGCGAAATGGGCATAGACGCCCGCCTGATTGGGGCGGTTGTAATAGGGCGGCACCAGCAGCGCCGCGGCCGCGCCGGCCGCCTTTGCCGCGACCATGTGCTCCAGCGCGACCGACGTGTCGTTCGACCCGCAGCCGGCGATCACCGGCACCCGCCCGTTCGCCTGATCGATGCAGACGCCCAGAACGTGGTTGTGCTCGGCGATCGACATCGTCGCCGCCTCGCCGGTCGTGCCGCAGGGGACGAGCGCGCTCGATCCCTCCTCGATCTGCCAGTCGATCAGGGCGCGAAACGTCGGTTCGTCGAAGCGGCCATCGCGGAACGGCGTGGCGAGCGCCGGAATCGAACCCGAGAACATGCTGAGAAAACTGCCCGTCAAGAGGATTTTCGGGGGCGACAGATAGGGCCGGGGTGCATATCCTGTCCAGCATGACGGGACTGTTTTCCAAAGTCATCCTGATCGGCGCCGGCGTTTCGGGTGCCGCCCTTACCGCGCAGACGATGGTGCAGCCCCTGCCCTCGTCGGTGCCGCAGGCGCGCCAGACCTGGCCGCCACGCGGCCTCGACCAGGTGCAGCCGACGCAGCCATCGTCGCAGACGGTCCAGCCGCTGCCGCAGCAGGTAAGCGATCCGCTCGTCACGACGATCGACGAATGGAAGCGGCTACAGCAATCCGATCGCTGGCCGTTCTTCGACTATGCCAACTTCCTCCTCGCGCATCCGGGCTGGCCGGGCGAGGCGGGACGGCGCCAGGCGGCGGAGGCGGTGCTCGACAGCGGCGCCAGCGCGCCGGCGCTCGTCATCCGCTTCTTCCAGCGGTTTCCGCCCGTGTCCGGCGCAGGCCGCACGCGCTTTGCCGAGGCGCTGGAGGTCAGCGGTCGGCGTGGCGAGGCGCAGGAGCAGGCGCGGCTCGCGTGGCGCGGCGGCGTGCTGCGCACCACCGATGAGGCCAAGCTCATCACCGGCTTCCCTGGCGCGATCGGCCCGGCCGATCACGACGCGCGGATGGACGCGCTGCTCTGGGCCGGCTCGACGAGCTCGGCGCAGCGCCAGCTGGCGCTCGTCTCACCCGGCCGGCGCGCGTTGTTCGCCGCCCGTCTGGCGTTCCGCACCGGCGCTGCCGATGCTGGGAGCCTAGACGCCGCGGTGTCCCCCGCTGATCGCGACGATGCCGGCTACATCGCCGACCGGGCGCAATGGCTGCGGAGTGGCGGGTCGAGCCCGGCCGCGCGCGCCTATCTCGCGCAATCCCGTCGCACGCTGACCGCACCGAGCGATGTCGAGGCGTGGTACGAAGTGCTGCTGACCAACGCGCGCGCCGCCGCGGCGGATCGGCAATATCAGCTCGCCTATGACATCGCGCGCCAGATCGACGATGCCTATCCGCCTGGCACGGACGTCTCGACGCGGCCCTATGGCGAGCGCGACGACTATACCTCGCTCGCCTGGCTCGCGGGCCAGACCGCGCGCCGCAGCCTGGGCCGGGCGCGCGATGCGGCGAGCCTGTATGCCCGCTACGCCGGCGGCTCGCGCACGCCGCAGACGCAATCAAAGGGCTATTACTGGGCGGGCCGCGCGGCCGAGTCGGCGGGCGATTCCACGGCGGCGCAGGGCTATTACGCTCAGGCCGCACAGTGGCCCGATCTCTATTACGGCCAGCTCGCGGCCGAGCGGATGGGCCGCCCGATCCCCCGCGTGGCGCAGACGGCGCCGGCAGCGATCGATCCCGCGATCCGCGACGCGTTCTTCCGGCGCGAGGTGGTGCGGGCGGTGCGGCTGCTCGGCCAGCTTGGCCGCACCGCCGACCAGACGCTGTTCGTGCGTCAGATCGCCAACGACGCCAAGTCGGCCCCCGATCACGCGCTCGCCGCCGAGCTCGCCAGCCAGGTCAACCGACCCGATCTTCGCGTCATGGTCGGGCGCAGCGCCTCGCTCAACGGTCATGCCGCGCTGGTGAGCACGGGCTATCCCGTGCTGCCGACAACCGGCGCCGCGTCGGCCAACTTCACGATGGTCCATGCGATTACGCGGCAGGAAAGCCAGTTCGACCGCAACGCCGTCAGCCGCGCGGGCGCGCGCGGGCTGATGCAGCTCATGCCAGGCACCGCGCGGGAACAGTCGGGCAAGCTCGGGCTCGGCTACAATCTGGCCGGGCTGACCGGCGATCCCGGCTACAACGTGCAGCTCGGCTCCGCCTATATCCAGCGGATGCTCGATTATTATGGCGGCAGCTATCCGCTCGCCGTCGCCGCCTACAATGCCGGGCCGGGCAACGTGAACAAGTGGCTGGCGGCGAACGGCGACCCGCGGCGCGGCGTCGACATCGTCGAGTGGGTCGAGGACATTCCGATCAGCGAGACGCGCAACTATGTCCAGCGCGTGCTCGAGAACGCGGTCGTTTATGACCTGCTCTATCCCGATCGCGCGCGATCGCGGGGGCCGGCGAACCTGTCCTTCTATCTCGGCAAGTCGCGTCCCGGCTGAGCCCATGGCCGATCGCCCGAACTACATCACGCCGGCCGGCTATGCCGCGCTCAAGGCCGAGTACGACCAGTTGCTCGGCACCGAGCGGCCGGCGATCGTCGAGGTCGTCTCCTGGGCGGCGGGCAATGGCGACCGGTCGGAGAATGGCGACTATCTCTATGGCCGCAAGCGGATGCGGGAGATCGACCGGCGATTGGGCTTCCTCGCCCGCCGGATGAAGGCGGCGCGCGTCGTCGACCCGGCACAAGCCGAGGATCGCGGGCGCATCTTCTTCGGCGCGACGGTCACGATCGCCGACGAGGACGACAACCAGCGCACCGTGACGATCGTCGGCGACGACGAGGCGGATGCGAGCGCGGGCAAGATCGGCTGGAACGCCCCCCTCGCCCGCGCGCTCAAGGGCGCCGCATTGGGCGACCTGCGCACCGTCGAGCTGCCCGCGGGGCCGCGCGAATATGAGGTGCTCGCCGTCAGCTATCCGGCGAGCTGAAGGAACGGCCAAGCCGTCCAAGCGCTTGATTCCTCTACACGAAGGAGAATGAGCGATGGAACATCCCCGCACCGCCAGCGCCCGCGACCATGACGACAGCGCGATCATCGATGCTGCCGAGGATGCACCCGGCACGGTCGGCCGCGCGGGCGGCAACCTGGCCCGCGACGTCGGCACCCGCGACGAGCTTGCCAATATCGGCGATCCCGAGGGGCGCGAGGGCGTGGAAAAGCGCGATTCGATCGACCACGATCAAAGCGACGGCAACCGCTAGTCATCTTCTCATCTGCGCAGGCGCACGGCTTCACTGCGACCAACTTCGCTAAGGCTGCGACCAGCCGCGGTCGCACCCCGCTACGCTGCGCCGCCGCAATGCTAGGCTTGGGCAGCCGTCATGACGGCAGGTTCAGGCGTAGGAAGAAGAATGACGGTAATGGCAACGCAGCGATTGATCGTGTCGGGACGCGTGCAAGGGGTCGGTTATCGCGATTATGCGGTGCGACAGGCCAAGGCGCTGGGCGTGACCGGGTGGGTACGCAACACGCGCGACGGCCGGGTCGAAATGCTGGCCTCGGGCGAGGACGATGCACTGGGCCGGTTCGTCGACGCCTGCCGCTCCGGCCCCACCCTCGCGCGCGTCGATGCGATCGACGCACACCCGGGCGAGGAGGAACGCAGCGCCAAGGGCTTCACGAAGCGGTTCACGGCGTAACGACCGAATTGGGTCGCCAAGCCCAACCCGTTCGTGCTGAGCCTGTCGAAGCATGTGTGCCCGGGCACGCCCTTCGACAAGCTCAGGGCAAACGGCGGCGTGGCGAGGTCTAAAGCTTGTTCTTCGATCGTCATCCCGGACTTGGTCCGGGATCCCGCTTTCTTCTGAGACGAGAAGAAGCGGGACCCCGGCTCAAGGCCGGGGTGACGCAATTCTTAATCAGGCGGCCATGAACAGTTCGGGGTCGAGCGCCATGATGCTCTCCGCCCCGCCCTCGATCTTGCGGCGGAGTGCGCCGGCATCGGGGAGGATCCGCTCGGCATAGAAGCGCGCGGTCACCAGCTTGGCGTTCAGGAACTTGGCGTCGCCCTCGCCCGCAGCGAGCAGGCCGGACGCGGCGCGCGCCATGCGCAGCCACATCAGCCCGGTCGCGACGATCCCCATCAGATGCATGTAGCTGTGTGCGCCCGCGCCGACATGCTCGGGGTTCTTCATGCCGTTCTGGAGGAACCACATCGTCGCCGCCTGTAGCTCGTTCAGCGCGCGCTCCAGACGTCCGACGAAGTCCGCAACCGCTTCCTCACCCTTTGCCGCCGCGATCTCGTCACCGACCAGCTTGAAGAAGGCCTGCACCGCGCGCCCGCCATTCTGGGCAAGCTTGCGGCCGACCAGGTCCATCGCCTGAACGCCGTTGGTGCCCTCATAGATTTGGGCAATGCGCGCATCGCGGACATATTGCTCCATCCCCCATTCGGCGATGTAGCCGTGGCCGCCATAGACCTGCTGCGCGGCGGTCGCGATGTCGTAGCCCTTGTCGGTGCCGTATCCCTTGATGACCGGGGTCAACAGGCCGATCAGGTCGTCGGCAAGCTGCCGCTCCGCTTCGTCCTGTGCCTTGTGCGATAGGTCGACCTGCATTGCGCCCCACAGGCACAGCGCGCGCAGGCCCTCTGTCAGCGCCTTGGCCTCCATCAGCATCCGACGCACGTCGGGATGAACGAACAGCGTGTCGGCCTTCTCGCCCGGCTCCTTGGCGCCGGTCAGCGCGCGGCCCTGGCGGCGATCGTGCGCGTACTGGACGGCGTTCTGGTACGCGACCTCGGCGACGCCCAGGCCCTGGAGCCCGACACCCAGCCGCGCCGCGTTCATCATGATGAACATCGCGGCGAGGCCCTTCATCTCCTCGCCGACCAGCCAGCCGGTCGCGCCGTCATAGTTCATGACGCAGGTCGAATTGCCGTGAATGCCCATCTTGTGCTCGATCGACCCGCAGGACAGCGCGTTGCGCTCCCCCAGCGATCCGTCCTCGTTCACCAGGAACTTGGGCACGACGAACAGGCTGATCCCCTTTGAGCTGTCGGGCGCGCCCGGCGTCTTGGCGAGGACCAGGTGGATGATGTTGTCGGTCAGGTCGTGCTCGCCCGATGAGATGAAGATCTTGGTGCCGGTGATCGCATAGCTGCCGTCGCCTTGCGGCTCGGCCTTCGTCTTGATGAGGCCGAGGTCGGTGCCGCAATGCGGCTCGGTCAGGTTCATCGTGCCGCCCCACTCGCCCGACACCATGCGCGGGACATAGAGCGCCTTCTGCTCGTCCGAGCCCTTGGCCAGCAGTGCCGCGATCGCGCCATGCGTCAGGCCCGGATACATCGCGAACGCCATGTTGGCGGAGATCATATACTCCTCGAACGCGGTCGAGACGGTGTGCGGCATCCCCTGCCCGCCGAACTGCTCGGGCGCGCCCAGCGTCATCCAGCCCGCCTCGCGCAGCTGGTCATAGGCGGCCTTGAACCCCTCCGGCGTGGTCACGCTGCCGTCGGGATGGCGGGTGCAACCCTGCTGGTCGCCGACCTGGTTGAGCGGGAACAAGACTTCCGCGACGAAGCGGCCGCCCTCCTCGAGCACGGCATCGACCATGTCCGCCGTCGCGTTCTCGAAGCCGGGCAGGTTGGCGCGCGATTGCAGCCCGACGACATGGTCGAGCACGAAGCGGGTGTCGCGGATGGGCGGGTTGTATTGCGGCATGGGGATCCTCTCAGGCGTTCTTATGGTCGCTCGCCGCCTCGACGATGGCGAGAAAGTCGTTGAGCTCGGCGATCGCGGCGTCGATGTCCTGCTTCTGCGCCTCCAGAAGCGCCACACGCGCACGGCACTTTTCGATCGTCACCTGCCGCTGGATGCGGCGGTCGTCGCCGATGTCGTACAGGTCGATCATCTCGCGAATGTCGGCCAGGCTGAAGCCGACGCGCTTGCCACGCAGGATCCAGGCGAGCCGCGCGCGGTCGCGCTGCGAATAGATGCGCTGAAGCCCGCGCCGCTCGGGCGCGATCAGCCCCTCATCCTCGTAGAAGCGGAGCGCGCGCGGCGTGACGGAGAATTCGGCGCACAGATCGGAGATCGAGAAGGCGTCGCGGTCCTCCCGCGGGTCGATCGGCGCAAGCGCCTCATGCGTGGCGGCGGTGCTGAGCATGGCACCGGTCTAGCTGACCTTGACGTAAACGTCAACTCGCGCAGACCGCCCGATCCCGGTGGTCGCGCAAGGCCGACGCTTCCGACGCACTCGCCGAAAGCCGCTCGACCGACACGGCCGACATCGAAGCGCGTGGCGAACAGAAGCGGGCGCAGCCGTCCGGTAGCCGCGCGGGAAACACGATCCGTTCGCCGTCGAACGCAGCATCGAAACGGCAGTCCCCCGTTGTGCCAAGCTCCACGGCGATCGCCTCGCTACGCCGTGTCGCCGTGCCCGCGGCGGCACAGGCGAGGCCGTCGCCATAGTCGCTGACGATGCCGATCCGCGCGCCGCCGCCGCGCTCTACGATACAGATACGATCGGTCGCGCGCGCATAGAGGCCGGTGAGCGGCGCCTGTCCCGGATCGCCGACCAGCCCGCGTTCTCGCGCCGCCTCCTCAAGGCCCGCGTCGGTCGCCCCGCCCTCGCCCGCCGGCGTCCCGCCGCCGCACGCGCCGAGCAGCAGCGCCAGGCTAATCCAGCGCTTCGAGGCCATGCTCGGTCACGCGGCGATAGAAGCAGCTTCGCGCGCCGGTGTGACAGGCAGGGCCGGCAGGCTCGCACAACAGCCAGATCGCGTCCTGGTCGCAGTCGATGCGGATGTCCCTGACGGCAAGCAGGTGCCCCGACGTCTCGCCCTTTTTCCACAGCCGCCCCCGACTGCGCGACCAGAAGGTCGCCTCTCGCGTCGCGATCGTCGCGGCGAGCGCATCGGCGTTCATATGCGCGAGCATCAGCACCTCGCCGGTCGAGACATCGGTGGCCACCGCGGTCACGAGGCCGGCGGCGTCGTATCTGGGCTGGAGCGTCAGGCCGGTTTCACGGGGATCGGGCATGGACCTGCGATAGCGGGCCGCACCCGCCGCCTCAATGCCCGCGGATCGCCTTCACCAGCTCGGCCTTGGACATCTTCGACCGGCCCTCGATGCCGATCTTCTTGGCCTCGGCATATAGGTCGGCCTTGCTGCGATCCTCCAGCTCGGTCGACTTGTGCTTAAGCGTGCCCGCCGCCTTGGCGTTGGCGATCCGTGCCGCCTTCTCCTTCGACGCGCCGTCGCGGCGCAGGTCCTCATAGAGCTTGTCGTCCTTCACCGAGCTGCCGTGATCCGCCGCCTTCTTTGCCGCCATCGCGCGTCTCCTCTCGGATCAGCAACGCAGCGTTTCCCCGCAGGCTCCCGTATCCAATGTGACAATGGGGCGACAAACGCGAACCGCGTGCCTATATGCCCGCCAACGAGTCCCCATAGGGAAAGCACCGGGCGCATGCTGACCACCCATCCTTTCGACGATGACCATCTGCGCGAGGAGTGCGGCATTTTCGGCGTCTCCGGCGGCGAAGGCGCTGCCGCGCTGGTGGCGCTGGGGTTGCACGCGCTCCAGCATCGCGGACAGGAAGCCGCGGGCATCTCGACCTTCGACGGCGTCCAGTTCCATACGCACCGTGCGATGGGCCACGTCGCGGGCAATTTCGACCGCGACGAGGTGATCCGGTCGCTGCCGGGCGACGTCGCCGCGGGCCATGTCCGCTATTCGACGACGGGCGAGACGGCGCTTCGCAACGTCCAGCCGCTATATGCCGACCTCGCGAGCGGCGGCTTCGCGATCGCGCACAACGGCAACATCTCGAACGCGCAGCGGCTGAAGCGCGACCTCGTTCGCTCGGGCTCGATCTTCCAGTCGACCAGCGATACCGAAGTCATCATCCACCTCGTCGCGACGTCGAGCTATCGTTCGCTGCTCGACAAGTTCATCGATGCGCTGAAGCGGGTCGAGGGCGCCTATTCGCTGATCTGCATGACGCCGGAGGGCATGATCGCCTGCCGCGATCCGCTCGGCATCCGGCCGCTGGTGATGGGTCGCCTGGGCGAGACGATCATCTTCGCCTCGGAAACGGTGGCGCTCGACGTCGTCGGTGCCGAGTTCGAGCGGGCCGTCGATCCGGGCGAGCTCGTCATCGTCCAGGACGGCAAGATGCGCTCGATCCGCCCTTTCAAGCCGGTCGCGCCGCGGCCGTGCATCTTCGAACACGTCTATTTCAGCCGCCCCGATTCGATCGTTGAGGATCGCTCGATCTATTCGGTACGCAAGAATATCGGCGCCCAGCTTGCGATCGAGGCACCGGTCGAGGCCGATCTCGTCATCCCCGTCCCCGATTCGGGCGTGCCCGCGGCGATCGGCTACGCGCAGCAGTCGGGCATCCCGTTCGAGCTCGGCATCATCCGCTCGCATTATGTCGGGCGAACCTTCATCCAGCCGGGCGACAAGGTCCGGCATCTGGGCGTCAAGCT
This is a stretch of genomic DNA from Sphingomonas sp. Y38-1Y. It encodes these proteins:
- a CDS encoding acyl-CoA dehydrogenase C-terminal domain-containing protein; the protein is MPQYNPPIRDTRFVLDHVVGLQSRANLPGFENATADMVDAVLEEGGRFVAEVLFPLNQVGDQQGCTRHPDGSVTTPEGFKAAYDQLREAGWMTLGAPEQFGGQGMPHTVSTAFEEYMISANMAFAMYPGLTHGAIAALLAKGSDEQKALYVPRMVSGEWGGTMNLTEPHCGTDLGLIKTKAEPQGDGSYAITGTKIFISSGEHDLTDNIIHLVLAKTPGAPDSSKGISLFVVPKFLVNEDGSLGERNALSCGSIEHKMGIHGNSTCVMNYDGATGWLVGEEMKGLAAMFIMMNAARLGVGLQGLGVAEVAYQNAVQYAHDRRQGRALTGAKEPGEKADTLFVHPDVRRMLMEAKALTEGLRALCLWGAMQVDLSHKAQDEAERQLADDLIGLLTPVIKGYGTDKGYDIATAAQQVYGGHGYIAEWGMEQYVRDARIAQIYEGTNGVQAMDLVGRKLAQNGGRAVQAFFKLVGDEIAAAKGEEAVADFVGRLERALNELQAATMWFLQNGMKNPEHVGAGAHSYMHLMGIVATGLMWLRMARAASGLLAAGEGDAKFLNAKLVTARFYAERILPDAGALRRKIEGGAESIMALDPELFMAA
- a CDS encoding MerR family DNA-binding transcriptional regulator, producing the protein MLSTAATHEALAPIDPREDRDAFSISDLCAEFSVTPRALRFYEDEGLIAPERRGLQRIYSQRDRARLAWILRGKRVGFSLADIREMIDLYDIGDDRRIQRQVTIEKCRARVALLEAQKQDIDAAIAELNDFLAIVEAASDHKNA
- the hisI gene encoding phosphoribosyl-AMP cyclohydrolase, whose product is MPDPRETGLTLQPRYDAAGLVTAVATDVSTGEVLMLAHMNADALAATIATREATFWSRSRGRLWKKGETSGHLLAVRDIRIDCDQDAIWLLCEPAGPACHTGARSCFYRRVTEHGLEALD
- a CDS encoding DUF7218 family protein, which produces MAAKKAADHGSSVKDDKLYEDLRRDGASKEKAARIANAKAAGTLKHKSTELEDRSKADLYAEAKKIGIEGRSKMSKAELVKAIRGH
- the purF gene encoding amidophosphoribosyltransferase, with translation MLTTHPFDDDHLREECGIFGVSGGEGAAALVALGLHALQHRGQEAAGISTFDGVQFHTHRAMGHVAGNFDRDEVIRSLPGDVAAGHVRYSTTGETALRNVQPLYADLASGGFAIAHNGNISNAQRLKRDLVRSGSIFQSTSDTEVIIHLVATSSYRSLLDKFIDALKRVEGAYSLICMTPEGMIACRDPLGIRPLVMGRLGETIIFASETVALDVVGAEFERAVDPGELVIVQDGKMRSIRPFKPVAPRPCIFEHVYFSRPDSIVEDRSIYSVRKNIGAQLAIEAPVEADLVIPVPDSGVPAAIGYAQQSGIPFELGIIRSHYVGRTFIQPGDKVRHLGVKLKHNANRALIQGKRIVLIDDSIVRGTTSLKIVQMMREAGAAEVHMRIASPPTRHSCFYGVDTPERAKLLAAKMDVGGMTDFIHADSLAFVSIDGLYKALGEAKRADIRPSHCDACFTGDYPTSLTDQDELGTVEQFSMLEERVG